CGCTGATTTGGCCAGCCGAATCAACGGTTCTCTCTCACGCAACGGAAAGCAATACATAGGCTGCGCAGATGATAACGTCATCACACCAGAAGGATGAGAAGGAAGAACAAAAGCAGGTACCTGCTCGGCGGAAAGATAATGCGTAGTGGCAAAACGAATCAGTTCAGGACTTGATTGCGCTTCCTGCAACAGCATCAGTTGGGTGTTCTCGCCAAAATTTTTCAGGACCGAGAGCCAATTCGTACGCTGTTGCTTAAAAATATTCCACACCATAACCCGCAACCGATCCTCCGTTGGCATCAGAGGCCCCGAAGATGCGGGCTGCTGTTTTAAATAATGCATTGCTGCAGGCTGAAAGATACGTTCAACAGGCTGCCCGGCAACGTACCTCATGGCATAGGTTTTCTTACGCACATTGCTCCTGCTTATAACCGGTGAACTGTTAATCGTTATAGGGTTTTTGTCTTCGAGTTTCAATGGGTATAACTCGTCAGATGAAAAATTCGGTATCGCGGATGATAGTATGTAATGCAGCAGATGATGGCTTTAAAAAGATCGATTACGTAGTAAAAACGATCGCCAATCAGAGGATGGGTTAAAAATAATAGCAAAAAGCCCCGAGCTTATGCTCAGGGCTTTTATATGTTGGCGGTGCGGACGGGACTCGAACCCGCGACCCCCGGCGTGACAGGCCGGTATTCTAACCGACTGAACTACCGCACCACCGATTCTGTACGTTATCAGAGGAGTCAATCCGATAACCGGTGTCTTATTACACCCTAATTTGATGCCTGGCAGTTCCCTACTCTCGCATGGGGAGACCCCACACTACCATCGGCGCTACGGCGTTTCACTTCTGAGTTCGGCATGGGGTCAGGTGGGACCACCGCGCTGTCGCCGCCAGGCAAATTCTTTTCATCCCCGCCGTCACACTACCGTGCAACCACAGGAACCAATCCATCGAACAAGCCAAATACCGTCGTCTCTCTCACCAAAACACCTTCGGTGTTGTAAGGTTAAGCCTCTCGGGTCAT
The DNA window shown above is from Dickeya dadantii NCPPB 898 and carries:
- a CDS encoding endonuclease/exonuclease/phosphatase family protein gives rise to the protein MRKKTYAMRYVAGQPVERIFQPAAMHYLKQQPASSGPLMPTEDRLRVMVWNIFKQQRTNWLSVLKNFGENTQLMLLQEAQSSPELIRFATTHYLSAEQVPAFVLPSHPSGVMTLSSAQPMYCFPLREREPLIRLAKSALITVYSLSDGRLLMVINIHAVNFSLGVEAYTKQLETIGEQLKRHKGPVVMAGDFNAWSQPRVSALYRFAHRMGLGEVVFSDDQRRRAFGRPLDFVFYRELGVANSSVLVTNASDHNPLLVEFDVS